DNA from Mesorhizobium sp. DCY119:
GACTTTCAGGCCGACGAACACGCTGTTGGCCTGATAGTCGCGGCCTTCCAGATTGCTCTTCAACTGTTCATGGCGCAGCCGGCCGGTCAGGCCGGCATAGCGGTTCAGCCACCAGGTCGCGCCGGCTTCCGCATTGAATATGACGTCGTGCCCGTCCGATCCCGAATAGTCGCGGTATCCGGCGCCGACCGCAGCATTGGCCGTTAGATTGGCGCGGATTTCGCGCTCGACCGACAGCCGCGCGGAATGGAGTACCGAGCCGCTTTCGCCGGCCGTCGTCGATCCCTCCACCTCGGTCGAGGCGGCGAGGTTGACCATCGTGCCGCGCTCCGGCGACCAGGCAAGATTGGCGTTGACGGTCGGCCCGCCTATCGCATCCAGGCGATCGTCGTCGAAGCCTTCGCGAATCCAACCGGCGGAAAACTCGCCTGACAGCTTTTCGCCGAGATCGAGTTCAACGCCCGCGCGCGCGCCGAGCCGGTTGGATGAGCGCTCGTATCCGCTCGCATCGACCTTCTCGTCGTAGAAGCGACGGCCGACTTCCGCTTCCAGGAAGGGCGTCAGCGCTGGTGAGATTTCGTAGCCGCCGCGAAGCGTCAGCGTTGCCAGCGTCGAGTCGCGGTCCTTCTGAGAGATGGTGCCGCCGGTGGAGAGTTCCGCGTCGCCATACATATCGTGCTCGACCCGGCCGGTGATGCCGAAGCGGGCCTTGCCCACATCCTTTTCGAGGCCGAGGCTGCCGTTGAATGTCTGCCGGATCGGCTGGGATAGTGTGCCTTCGATCGCGACCGGGGAGGAGCCCGATTCCGGCCGGCGCAGATAGCCGGCCTCGACGCGCCCGCGAAGCTCGTTGCCGAGTTCGAGATCAAGCTTTGCGTCGATACCTGCTTGCGTCTCCTTGATCTCTTCGCCGGAGAG
Protein-coding regions in this window:
- a CDS encoding outer membrane beta-barrel protein, which codes for MLLTASAATLLCAFQAHAQDSGGLRGAVAETDVTGSLLGKGQTGKAQAQNAANQAPTDQNPPPQYVPESTGAVPDAPENAASPDTSLFALPPNADDPFADDPPPASTRPTFAARKRTEDARNRNSATTTQPNDETTASGQPVEGVDDETTTGTVRTPTIDSEQVLKLDEGAERAEAIEGLKRPREDNPFAATGIRAGSFVLRPSLEQGITATSNASASSGGSSGVLSETTLRLNAVSDWSRHSATIDAYGILRRTLSGEEIKETQAGIDAKLDLELGNELRGRVEAGYLRRPESGSSPVAIEGTLSQPIRQTFNGSLGLEKDVGKARFGITGRVEHDMYGDAELSTGGTISQKDRDSTLATLTLRGGYEISPALTPFLEAEVGRRFYDEKVDASGYERSSNRLGARAGVELDLGEKLSGEFSAGWIREGFDDDRLDAIGGPTVNANLAWSPERGTMVNLAASTEVEGSTTAGESGSVLHSARLSVEREIRANLTANAAVGAGYRDYSGSDGHDVIFNAEAGATWWLNRYAGLTGRLRHEQLKSNLEGRDYQANSVFVGLKVQR